The Streptococcus iniae genome contains the following window.
TGGCCGAAATTTTAGCATGTTCTTTGGCATCTTGTTTGTGACCATCAATGTAGAATTCATCTGCTGTAGCCGTATTAGGCAAAAAGGAAAGGGCCGTTTCTGTATACATATTCTCTAAAGTAAGTGAAATACTGCTTGTTGAGGGCATCATTATGTCATGATCCTCTTTTCCCCAATATTTGATGATGGCAATATTAGCATATGACTTTACTGTGATAGTGTTTGTATCCATGTGTTTACTGCACCTCCCTTTCTAAGTTCTTGACTCACGTTTTTGGCAGTTTCCTTACTGTCAGTCAAAGCAATGATACAGCCTCCAAGACCTCCTCCTGACATTTTAGCACCAAGTGCACCAGAGGCTAAGGCTATACTCACCAAATCATTTGATTTTTCAACACTGACTCCAATAGCTTTTAATGATTCGTGAGCCATTGTCATACAAGCACCAATGTCATGAATAGCTTTTGTTGCAATAGCAAGCTCAACTTTTTCAGTTAGTTGCCCCAGTTTTTCCAAATGAGGCAAGTTAAGTTCTTCAAATTGGGCAACTTTGGCTACTGCTTCACGTGTTTGACCATGAATGCCTGTATCTGCAATCACTAAATAAGCATCTAAATTAATGTTGATCGTATCAAAGCCAACATTTCTGATAAATTTAATAGCATGATCACTTAAGCAAGTTTTAGCATCTAAACCACTTGGATTAGTATGGGCAATAATTTCAGCCTTATTGACCAGAATTTCCAAAAGGTCATCCGTAATTTCTTGATCAAAATAATCAAAAACCGCACGGATAGTTGCAATAGAAACAGCTGCCGATGATCCCATACCACGTTTTTGAGGAACTTGGGACTTTATTTTATATGTTATGGGTTTTTCCTTGATTTGCAAATAATCAAGTGCCGCATAAATTGCTGTCGAAAGGGTATCATAAAAATCAAATGTTAAATTTTCTTGTGCCTCTTTAATACAGCATGTCACTTCAATATCTTTTAAGGGTAAAGCAATTGCTGGGTAGCCATAAACAACTGAATGTTCACCCATTAGAATAATTTTACTGTGAGCTTTACCAATTCCTATTTTTTTATTCATAACCTAATCTTTTCACAAAACTTAATCTTTACATTTACCTTACTATTTTACACTAATTGCATGGAAAATGCGATAAGATACTTTTTTACAAAAGAATTATCCAAAAACAAAAAGAGCTTAAAAAGCTCTTTTATATATTTTCTTGTAATGAAACCATTTCTGCGTAAATGCCCGCTTTAGCAATCAAATCTTGGTGGCTACCGCGTTCAACAATTTGTCCTTTATCTAAGACTAAAATTTGATTAGCATTTTGAATTGTTGAGAGTCTATGGGCAATAATGAATGTTGTTCGGCCTTTTTGTAAAACCTCCATTGCATTTTGAATCAATTCTTCAGTTTCTGTATCAATATGTGAGGTTGCTTCGTCTAAAATTAATATCTTAGGATTGCTAATAAGAGTCCTTGCAAATGCAATTAATTGCCGTTCTCCACTTGAAAATGAAGCACCTTTTTCCTGAACCTGATGGTATATTCCATTCTCGTAACGTTTTAGCATTGGTCCTGCTCCAACTTTTTCTAAAGCATCAATTACTTCTTGATCACTATAGTTCTCATTCCCCATACGAACATTTGATGCAATTGTTCCTGTGAAAAGGTAGGGATCTTGGAGTACGATTCCCATGTGACTTCTGACGCTCTCTCGAGAAAAATCTTGGATATCATAACCATCTATTGAAATTTTTCCTGATTTTGGATCATAAAAACGATAAAGAAGGTTCATTATGGAAGATTTTCCTGATCCAGTGTGTCCAACAAGACCAATTGTTTCACCTTTTTTAGCTTCAAAAGAAATTCCTGATAAAACCAAATCTCCTTCGTTATATGAGAAGTCAACAGTATCAAAACACACATGCCCATTACTTATGGGAATTGTATTGACATGATCACTTTCTATAGGTTCTTCTAATAAGGCCATTACCCGTTTTCCAGTTGCTGCCGAGCGTTGAAGATTTGGTAACTGACGAACAAGATTTCCTAGTAAATCAAAGAGTCGCGTTAGGTAATTAATATATATAAAAAGTTTTCCCACAGAAACATCTGTATTCCCTTTAAGAAATTGATGCCCCACAATAGCTAATAAGATGGAAATAAAACT
Protein-coding sequences here:
- the mvk gene encoding mevalonate kinase; this translates as MNKKIGIGKAHSKIILMGEHSVVYGYPAIALPLKDIEVTCCIKEAQENLTFDFYDTLSTAIYAALDYLQIKEKPITYKIKSQVPQKRGMGSSAAVSIATIRAVFDYFDQEITDDLLEILVNKAEIIAHTNPSGLDAKTCLSDHAIKFIRNVGFDTININLDAYLVIADTGIHGQTREAVAKVAQFEELNLPHLEKLGQLTEKVELAIATKAIHDIGACMTMAHESLKAIGVSVEKSNDLVSIALASGALGAKMSGGGLGGCIIALTDSKETAKNVSQELRKGGAVNTWIQTLSQ
- a CDS encoding ABC transporter ATP-binding protein produces the protein MSLFIKLSKELKVAKISFISGLLLLLVASALGQVSPILMKQMIDHYLTPIAKGKLVNTELFFQLIFLYSLLILITSLLRYFSFKALVATSNKVVTHLRNKAFDLMQKLPISYFDHVPAGKIATRIVNDTETLRNQFYNNLLSQIIISLFQIIFIYLVMIYLDIKSGLLLLLVVPVFYGIQVLYKNMTDKPMKEFYDGRSAVNTQVNETMNGAQIIQLFQQEDTVLAEFNHNINTMRKADEAIIFADSVASWTLTEFVKYSFISILLAIVGHQFLKGNTDVSVGKLFIYINYLTRLFDLLGNLVRQLPNLQRSAATGKRVMALLEEPIESDHVNTIPISNGHVCFDTVDFSYNEGDLVLSGISFEAKKGETIGLVGHTGSGKSSIMNLLYRFYDPKSGKISIDGYDIQDFSRESVRSHMGIVLQDPYLFTGTIASNVRMGNENYSDQEVIDALEKVGAGPMLKRYENGIYHQVQEKGASFSSGERQLIAFARTLISNPKILILDEATSHIDTETEELIQNAMEVLQKGRTTFIIAHRLSTIQNANQILVLDKGQIVERGSHQDLIAKAGIYAEMVSLQENI